The Bdellovibrio bacteriovorus W nucleotide sequence GGTCTGCGGGTCTCTGGACTCCAAAAACTCTTCCTGCTGCAAGTAACGGAACAGTAACTGCCGTTAGCAGCACAAACAGCTACTTAACAGTAAATACTCCGAATTCAACTCCATCCTTAACCCTAAATGTAGGACAAGTTGCAAACACGGTGGCTGCTGGGGATGATGCGCGCTTCACAAACTCTCGCGCACCTACGGGAGCAGCGTCTGGGGATCTTTCTGGAAACTATCCAGCTCCAACAATTGCGAGCCTTCAAGGGAAAGTTCTAGATGTTGCAGCGCCCGTTGAAGACACTTATCTACAGTTTAAAAATAATAAGTGGCAAGGTGTAGCTCTAGATATTTCAGATGTGGGCGGAGTCGCAACCCTTCTTTCGGGCTATGTAAAGACCACGGACCTTACGACGACTTTAAATTCTTACACAACTCAATCAGCCCTGCATACGACACTGTCTTCTGCTCAATGTGCTGTTCATCAAGTACCTTCGTATAACGCCACAACAAAAGCTTTCGAATGTAAATCTATTAATACATCTATTGTTGGAGATGTTTCCGGAACACTCGCAGCAGCAAGTGTTGATAAAATTAAAGGTATTGAAGTCGACCTGACGGATGTTGCTGAAGGAAAAATTCTTAAACATATCGGCGGCAAATGGGTTGCAGCCGATGATGCTAATACCATCCCTGGAGCCGCTGTGACGTCCGTAACCGCTGGTGGAGGGTTGTTGCTCAATGGAACTGCTGGTGGCAGCATCACCTCCACTGGTACTTTGAGTGTGAACGTCGGGACCTCTACGGGGCAAATTCTCCAATTCTCACAAGATAATAAACTTCCTGCCATCGATGGAAGTGCTTTAACAAATCTTGCGGTGGCCAACCTCACTGGGACTCTGCCTATTTCTAAAGGCGGGACGGGGGCAACATCGGCATCTACTGCCTTTGAGGCTCTTTCCCCACTTACGACAAAAGGGGATCTCTTAGCACGTTCTACAGCGGGCTCCGTGAGATTACCCGCCGCAGTGGCAGACTATAAATATCTACGCACCAACTCAAGCACCACCACTGGTCTTGAGTATGGGGATGTGGTTGCTACCGATGTTACAGGGGTGATTGGCACCGGAGTCGTTTATAAAACTGGAACTGGTTATGCCTCTCGTGGATTATCATCTGATCTTGTAGATCTTGGAACCACAATCGGAGTCGTCGCCGGAACCGTGGCTAATGGAATTTTTAGATTGCCTGCTGATGGTAAAGTTCCCATGGCGAATCTCAACACTGGAACGGGTTCCGGGCAAATTCCACTTTTGAATGCTTCTGGAAAAGTGCCGACGAGTTTACTAGACACAGGCACTACAAATGGACAAATTCCTCTTATTGGAGCTGGAAATAAAATCTCAACAGCGTTGCTTGATACTGGTACAACGAATGGACAACTTGTCACTGTTGGCGTCGGAAATAAAATTCCGACAAGTCTTATTGATACTGGAACCACAGCAAATAAAATTCCACAACTTGATGGTACGGGAAAACTGCCAAGTTCAGTGATCCCTGCGGGCCCTTGGGTTTTAGCAAGTCCTAAACTTTACCATGTCGCTGGTACACCAGGCACAGAGCGTGTGGGTATTGGTACCATTGATCCCAAGGCTAACTTGAGTATTGAAGGGGATGGAATCACAGGTTTTCAATTTAAAACTCGTGGGGCCTTGCCAGTAGACACTTTAAACTTAAGTTTTATAAATAATATGGATGCCACTGGGGATTTTTGGATTTCTAAGGGGGATTCAGCAACTACAGCCCCTGTTGCAAGTGATAAATTATTTAAAATAACCAATGAAGGTGTCGTTGAGATCTTTGCGCAAATGGTTCAAGCGGGTAATGATAAATCCGGAATTCTTGGGTTAAAAACAAAACCTTCAAGTATTGGTGGTACTCGTGATGAAGTATCTTTAGAATTCTATGCAGAAAAAGCCAATATAAATAGCTTAACCGGTTTTGTAGGTTATGAAAATCATCCACAATTTGACTTGATGCTGATGAATAGACATACAAGCGGCGCACTCATTCTGGGTACTAAAAACAATCATCATTTCTATATGGACTCCACAGGGAAAATTGGCATAGGGAATTCTGCACCCACAGAAAAGCTTGAAGTCACTGGCAACATTAAAGCCGGAACCATGTATGCAGCCGAGTATCTTTATACCTCTGATGCGCGCTTAAAGAAGAACATTCGCACATTTGAAAAATCCTTAGATATCTTAGAGCTTCTTCGCGGTGTTAGATTTGATTGGAAAGATTCTAACAAACCAGCCGTCGGCTTCATCGCACAAGAAGTTGAATCGGTAGTCCCTGAACTTGTAAATACTCATCCAGTAACAGGTCAAAAATCTGTGCAATATGGAAATATCACAGCGATTTTAGTGGAAGCTTTAAAACAAGAAGTTAAAGAAAGAAAAATAGCCTCTGTTCAATGTGAAAATGAAATCACAGAACTAAACCACGAAGTTCAAAAGAAAAATGAAACTCTAAAATCTCAAGTTCATGCGTTAGAAATTGAGAATCGCGAACTGAAGCAAAGATTAGAAAGAATCGAAAAGGCTTTGGGATATTAATCTTAAAAATCTTCAAGCGAGTTTCAATAGACCTGATCTTCAGGAATAATTTGAAAATGGAGCTTTGAGCGAAATAAACTCTAAAGCAGTTAAAAAGCTTACTAGTAGAGGGTTCCACGCAAAAACACATTCTTCTGATAAGTTATATTATGTAACATACGATATATGGTTTTTTCCATAGAACCAGATTATATGCGATCTGAGGGTCTTTAAATCATCTAAATCTCTGAGTTTCCATCATAGATTTAACTCCATTCAGGGTTTGAAATTCCGATAAGCTCTTTATGCCTGCGCGTTCATTGAGGTCTGCAAATTTAAAGCTCTTATTCTTACTGATTTGCAGTTTGTTTTTGTTCGCGTGTACAAATCGCGAACTCCCACAGGTTTTAACTCTTAAAAGCCAAGTCTTTAAAGCTGATATTCAAGGACCTTTTCCTGAATCTGGTGGATCAACAACAAGCTTTTCCTGGCACATCAATTACCCACCGAATTTTCGCGTCGATTTAAGCTATGATCATGTCCAAATCCTTGGATCTTCTATCGAAGGCTGTCAAATTGAAGATATTTCTGGAGATCTTCAGCGCCGAGTTGTCTCAATACGAGGCTGTGAGGCTAAGAATGCCTCAGTATCCATCCAAATAGCATCAGGAAGCGCCACACAAGGTGGAGATTTTGCTCCTGTCATAAGGGGTTTTAGAGAGGCTAAATTAAAAGGGGATTTGAAGGTCGATTTTTCCTCGTCTGCACCCGCTTTAAATAATTTATCGACCATTCCCCTTCGCTTAATCACTTCAAATCCTTTACTGAAATTGGATCTGAATCATTTTGTTTTAAAAAATACATCTTTGAAGAAGTTAGAAAAAGTTTCTGACTTTGAATGGGCCTTAGAAATAGAGCCTGTTTCTGATGGAGAATTGAAAGTTTCACTTCCAGAACAAACTCTTTTAGATATTTTTGGAAGCTCCAATGAACTGGCTGAAATTGAGTTTCAATCAGATCGGACTTCACCGTTTATTATGATAAGCAGAAAAACTCCCTATGATACAATCACATTGGGCCAAAAAGTTTCTTGGAAGCTTGAAGTCAGTGATTCATCGGGCGCGCACTTTGATCTTCCAAATGCATCCATAAGCCTTAAGGGAGATCCAGATAGCTGTCAGTACCACTGGAAAGTCGTAGGAGCTTATACGGAAATCACAATCGAAGACTGTAAAAGTTATGGCGAAGTCTGGTTTGAAATAGGCGCAGGTTCTGCGGTCGATAATGCCGGTAATGCATCCGTCCCAACGACTTCTGAAAAGATCAAAGTGCTTGAGCCTGAGAATCCGTTTTTTGCCAATCAATTATTTATAACAAAATGGGATACGTCTTTAGAATCCAATGCCGAGCCCAGCAATCAAATTACAATTCCTCTAGATCTTAGTAAGTCCTATAACTTTAGAATCGACTGGGGCGATGGCACTCATGAAAATATAACCAATACCGCACAAAATCCTTTAGGACGCTCTCTCTCGCATATCTATCCGACCTCTGGAATCTATACAGTTAAGATGATTGGTCAGATTCCCCGCCTTTCGTTTAAAGAAAATTCGAAGAGCCAAAATAAACTTTTGAGAGTTGAACAATGGGGATCTAACGAGTGGGAAAGCATGGCTCACATGTTTTTCTATGCGAGGAATTTTGAATTAAGCGCTTACGATCGACCCAATTTGTCTCAAGTGACTGATATGTCGAGTATGTTTGAAGGAGCTATTAAATTTAATAGTTTTATCGGACTTTGGGATACTTCAAACATCAATAACATGAATTCAATGTTTAAATATGCTCAAGAGTTCAATGAATATATTGGTGATTGGAACACTTCAAATGTCACCGACATGGCTAGTATGTTTGAAAGCGCTCGTAAATTCGATCAAGTCATCACCCACTGGAATACTAAGAATGTCATTACAATGAATTCGATGTTCCTCAATGCAACAGCTTTCAATCAAGACATTGGCTTGTGGGACACGAGCTCAGTCCGGGATATGTCGAGTATGTTTGAAGCCGCATCCATGTTTAACTCCGATATTGGTGATTGGGACACCTCGCAAGTTAAATCCTTCTCTGGGATGTTTAGTTACGCTTCTAAATTTAATCAATATATCGGAGACTGGAATACCCAGAATTCGCAAGACATGAGTGCGATGTTTTCAGCCGCTCTGGCTTTTAATACTTATATCGGAAAATGGAAAACCGAGAATGTTAAGAATATGAGTTCCATGTTCCGTGATGCCACCTCATTTAACGACGAGTTTATAGGTAATTGGGATGTCTCAAAGGTTGAAGATATGTCGCATATGTTTGAAGGCGCGACTTTGTTTAATCAAAACCTTAACAACTGGAACGTTGGCACGGTCAAAAACATGAATTCGATGTTCGCACGAACGGCAAACTTCAACCAATACATTGGTACATGGGATGTTTCTCAAGTTCTTTCTATGAATTCGATGTTTCAAAACAGTAAGAAATTTAATCAAAATCTAAGTGGTTGGATGGTGAATTTAAATGTCACCTCAGTTAATTTTGCAAGCGGTGCCACAAGCTGGACAGCTCCAAAACCGGCCTTCCCTTAAACATCAAAAGATCTTCCCATCTTTGGAATTTCAACGCTTAAGCCAAGTTCTGATTCAATCTTTTGCGCAAGCTCCTTTGCAGCATTAAGTTCGCCATGAACTAAAAACACTTTCTTCGGTGCTTCTTTTGCACTCTGTATCCACTTTAAAAGCTCGCTTTGGTCAGCATGGGCAGAGAATGAATCTGCTGGAATAATTTTACTTTTAATTTCATGGAACTGACCGTGAATTTTTATTTCGCGTTTTCCTTCCAACAGATCTCGACCACGCGTACCTGGACTTTGGAACCCAGCTAAAAGAATCCTGTTTTTTGCATAACCACCAAAAGCCTTGAGGTGATGTAAGACTCGGCCGCCTGTAAGCATGCCGCTAGCTGCGATAATAACCATGGGTCTTTGATGGGATTGATTTAAATCCTTTGAAGCTTCCGATGTTTTCACAGAGTGAATCTCTGACATCACTTCTGCAAACTGACCTCGACCCAACTTGTGAAATGGGTAATATTTTTCATAAAGAGCGCAAGCATCCGAACCCATCGGTGAATTAAAATAGACGGGGACTGTTGCTGGTATCTCCCCGTTTCTTTTTAATTCTACAATTTCATAGAGAATATTCTGTGACCGCCCGACTGAAAAACTTGGAATTAAAAGCACTCCCCGATCTTTAGCTACAGCTAGGATTTCTTCTTTTAAAACTTCTTTCGAGCTGACAGCAGAGTGATTTTTATGTCCATAGGTAGATTCCATCACCAACATATCAACCCCTTGAGGAGCCTCTGGCGGCGGCATCAAGGGATCTTCGTAACGTCCTAGATCACCAGAAAAGTAAACACTCTTTTTACCATTAGAAATCCAAGCCGAGGCAGCTCCCAAAATATGTCCCGCCATAAAGAATCTTGCCTGCAAAGTTCCAATCTGAAATTCCTCTTTTAGATCCACAGTTACAAAATGTTCAAGAACCTTTTCCGCATCTTCCACCGTGTAAAGAGGGAGCGCTGGACTGTGCTTGGAGAAACCTTTTTTATTAGCGTACTCGGCATCTTCTTCCTGAATTTTTGCTGAGTCTAAAAGAATCAAACGAGTCAAAGCCGCTGTGGGTTCTGTGCAGAAAATCGGCCCCTTAAAGCCTTCACGCACTAAGATCGGTAAGGCCCCGCAATGATCCAAATGGGCATGAGTTAATATCACTGCATCAATTTGACTGACGTGAAAATCAAACTCCAGCCAGTTCATCTCTCGCAGCTCTTTAAGTCCTTGAAACATTCCGCAATCCACAAGAATTTGCGTATTTTCATCTTGAACAAGAAACTTAGAACCTGTGACGGTTTCTGCTGCGCCTAAAAAATGAACTCTCATGGAAGCCTCCAGATCCAATATATTAGCTCTAAAAGGGCGTGTTTTCCAAAGAGCTTTCTTGACGCAAACCTAATAGTTTTAAGAGTGCTTTTTCTTTGTTTTAACTAACAAGTTTGGATAGTGTTGGGGCGATTTTTCAAAATCGAGGGGGCTTTGATGAAATCAGTTTTATTGCTTTCTTTAGCAGTCGTATTGGGCGGTTTAGGTTGTCAGGCAGGGGATAAATCTCCAGCGACTCCCCGTCTTAGTATCCAAAAAAAAATTCAAAACGAACGCAATCAGTATCCAGCCCATTGGTGGAAAGAAGTTCCTCGTGAAGAGGCCAAAACTTGGGAAATCCTTCCTCAAGACGCAGGTCTTGGCGAGGTCGTCTTAAGCAAGCGCAACGAGTTGGGTCTTTTATCAAACTTTTCAGATCGCTCTTTTGTGTTTCACGGTAAGTGTTACTCCACAGTAGAAGGTTACTGGCAGATGATGAAGTATCCAGAGACTTCGGATGATCCACGTTGGAAATGGGCTCGTCAGTGGAAGTACACTCGTGATCAAGTGGCAGAGATGAATGGTTACAGCGCAAAAAGTGCCGGCAACTATGCTAACTTTTTGATGGATAAAAACGACGCAAACTTTGTAAGCTTTGAAGGAGAGTTCTTCACCTTTGCGACAAGCACTCCAGAAAAACACTATGCTTTGATTTACGCAGCTCTGGTTGAAAAAATCCGTCAAAACAAAGATGTCTATGATGTTCTGATGCAAACCAATGATCTTGTTTTAAAGCCAGACCACGGGATCTCTGAAAGATCTCCTCGCGAGTGGCATTACAATTTGCTATGGATGGATATTCGCGAGGACATTAAAGCCGGTCGCCTAAGTCTTGAGTCTTCAGAAGATCTTTCTCTAAAAACTTGTAAATCCGTTCGCTATTAACATGATTGATTTTTCTCAAGACTTTCAAAGAAAAGATCCAAGTCTGATTAATATCAATAATGGCACCTTGGGGCTTTGCCCAGATGTTGTTATTGATGCGCAAATCGAAGAGTTAAAGAAATACGAATTCAACACCTCGGCTTCTTTGGGTGGTTCATGGCCAAGACTTTGGGAGGTGCAAAAGCAGCTTGGGTTGTTTTTAAATGCAAGCCCCGAGGATTTGTTTTTAAGACCCAATATTACCGTTGTCCTCAATGATTTAATCATAGGATTAACTCTGCCGGCAAAGTCCGAGATTCTGTCTTTTGAATTTGAATACGGGGCTATTGTTAATATCTTAAAGAAGAAATGCGAAGATGATTCTTTAAGTTTAAGACTTCTTAAAGCAGATCTTTTATTAAAGCCACGAACCTCTAAGAACGACTTTTTAAACTATCTAGAATCTGAACTTCGTCCAGAAACAAAACTTGTAGTTATCAGTCATATTTTCACAGGCACAGGTCACTGCGTGCCTTTGGTTGAGATTCAAAAGCTTCTTACAAGTAAAGGCATTCTCTTGATCGTTGATGGAGCCCACGGCCCTGGTGCGATGAATATCGACTTTGAAAATGAACTGAAAGATTTAGATTTTTATTCTGGGAATCTCCACAAGTGGACGATGGGACCTAAGGGAACCGCTTTTGGCTGGGTGAACCCCTCCAAACAGCACTTATTAAAACCCTTGATGGCTTCATGGACCTATTACCCAGATATTCCCGTGCACTATCAAATGTTTTCCCATGCAGGAAGCTTTGCTTCGCGGATGCTCTGGTCTCATTCACAGGCTTTTTCTGCTTACTTTGCTTTAGAAAAATGCTTTAGCTATTGGAATCGATACGGAAAAGAAGTTCTCTTTCAGGAGATTCAAAAAAGAGCCCAGTGGATTTCCAAAGAATTAGGGGCTGCAGGCTTAGTCCATACAACTTATGAGCAGGAAGAGTTTGTCTCCCCGTTGTTATGTTACAAGCTCGAGCAGTTTGATGAATCACTTTTTAAAAGACTTCTTCTGGAGCTTAATGGCGTGCGCGTGCAGATTGGCCGCCCACAAGTTCCAGATCATCAGTTTTTAAGAATCTCAGCGCATATACACAATACTCAAGCAGAGCTCGCACAAGCCGTGGAGTGTTTAAAACTTGCGATTAAAAAATAAAGGATATCTTTCATGGTAAAAATGACGGCAATTTATGAAGGCGAAAAACACTGTGAGATCACGCACGGCCCTTCAGGCTCTATTATCCACACAGACGCTCCTAAGGACAACAACGGCAAGGGTGAGGCTTTCTCCCCGACAGATCTTTTAGGTGCTGCTATGGGCGGCTGTATGCTGACTGTGATGTCTATTGTGGCTGAACGTGATGGCGTCGATCTAAAGGGTTCAAAAGTCGAGGTAGAAAAAGAAATGGGTACGAATCCCCGCCGCATCGTTAAGTTGAACGTGGTTCTTCGTCTGCCAAAAGCTATTCCTGCAGATTACAGACAGAAGCTTGAAAACACGGCGATGACTTGTCCTGTGAAACAAAGTGTTCACCCCGATATGCAAGTGCCGGTGGAGTTTGTTTACGATATCTAGATTTTATAAATGGAGTAATCTGTCTCACTTTGAAACGGAATACCCCGACTCTGATACGACTTTAGTTAAGGGCATCTCCTGTCTAACCCCTAAACAGCTGCATTCGCGAATTGGCATTTGTAAACATTAAGACTTCTTAAAGTCCACGTAACGTGCTTTTAAGCGGTACGCGGCTTGCTTTTTCATAATCT carries:
- a CDS encoding cell wall surface anchor family protein gives rise to the protein MKKQILHVSKFVLFLCVFLLKAVSASANQEITFQGRILKPDGYALKSNSVLFEVMILSKNECVLYSENHRLDLSVSEGVFALKVGNTSATDVNNKAGTELSSVFDNQKTLNGLSGGASCTGQYIPTAGDTRRVLVRFIDENNLPMNPQTITNSNISYVPYAMSSSSVAGFKPENLLRVSNENLAPLTLLQYQEFLKLLNGSSTQFVSPSDSRLTDSRAPTGTANGDLSGSYPNPSVAKIQGQSIAATTPLDGQVLQWSAGLWTPKTLPAASNGTVTAVSSTNSYLTVNTPNSTPSLTLNVGQVANTVAAGDDARFTNSRAPTGAASGDLSGNYPAPTIASLQGKVLDVAAPVEDTYLQFKNNKWQGVALDISDVGGVATLLSGYVKTTDLTTTLNSYTTQSALHTTLSSAQCAVHQVPSYNATTKAFECKSINTSIVGDVSGTLAAASVDKIKGIEVDLTDVAEGKILKHIGGKWVAADDANTIPGAAVTSVTAGGGLLLNGTAGGSITSTGTLSVNVGTSTGQILQFSQDNKLPAIDGSALTNLAVANLTGTLPISKGGTGATSASTAFEALSPLTTKGDLLARSTAGSVRLPAAVADYKYLRTNSSTTTGLEYGDVVATDVTGVIGTGVVYKTGTGYASRGLSSDLVDLGTTIGVVAGTVANGIFRLPADGKVPMANLNTGTGSGQIPLLNASGKVPTSLLDTGTTNGQIPLIGAGNKISTALLDTGTTNGQLVTVGVGNKIPTSLIDTGTTANKIPQLDGTGKLPSSVIPAGPWVLASPKLYHVAGTPGTERVGIGTIDPKANLSIEGDGITGFQFKTRGALPVDTLNLSFINNMDATGDFWISKGDSATTAPVASDKLFKITNEGVVEIFAQMVQAGNDKSGILGLKTKPSSIGGTRDEVSLEFYAEKANINSLTGFVGYENHPQFDLMLMNRHTSGALILGTKNNHHFYMDSTGKIGIGNSAPTEKLEVTGNIKAGTMYAAEYLYTSDARLKKNIRTFEKSLDILELLRGVRFDWKDSNKPAVGFIAQEVESVVPELVNTHPVTGQKSVQYGNITAILVEALKQEVKERKIASVQCENEITELNHEVQKKNETLKSQVHALEIENRELKQRLERIEKALGY
- a CDS encoding beta-lactamase family exonuclease (COG1236 Predicted exonuclease of the beta-lactamase fold involved in RNA processing) — translated: MRVHFLGAAETVTGSKFLVQDENTQILVDCGMFQGLKELREMNWLEFDFHVSQIDAVILTHAHLDHCGALPILVREGFKGPIFCTEPTAALTRLILLDSAKIQEEDAEYANKKGFSKHSPALPLYTVEDAEKVLEHFVTVDLKEEFQIGTLQARFFMAGHILGAASAWISNGKKSVYFSGDLGRYEDPLMPPPEAPQGVDMLVMESTYGHKNHSAVSSKEVLKEEILAVAKDRGVLLIPSFSVGRSQNILYEIVELKRNGEIPATVPVYFNSPMGSDACALYEKYYPFHKLGRGQFAEVMSEIHSVKTSEASKDLNQSHQRPMVIIAASGMLTGGRVLHHLKAFGGYAKNRILLAGFQSPGTRGRDLLEGKREIKIHGQFHEIKSKIIPADSFSAHADQSELLKWIQSAKEAPKKVFLVHGELNAAKELAQKIESELGLSVEIPKMGRSFDV
- a CDS encoding isopenicillin N epimerase (COG0520 Selenocysteine lyase); the encoded protein is MIDFSQDFQRKDPSLININNGTLGLCPDVVIDAQIEELKKYEFNTSASLGGSWPRLWEVQKQLGLFLNASPEDLFLRPNITVVLNDLIIGLTLPAKSEILSFEFEYGAIVNILKKKCEDDSLSLRLLKADLLLKPRTSKNDFLNYLESELRPETKLVVISHIFTGTGHCVPLVEIQKLLTSKGILLIVDGAHGPGAMNIDFENELKDLDFYSGNLHKWTMGPKGTAFGWVNPSKQHLLKPLMASWTYYPDIPVHYQMFSHAGSFASRMLWSHSQAFSAYFALEKCFSYWNRYGKEVLFQEIQKRAQWISKELGAAGLVHTTYEQEEFVSPLLCYKLEQFDESLFKRLLLELNGVRVQIGRPQVPDHQFLRISAHIHNTQAELAQAVECLKLAIKK
- a CDS encoding putative stress-induced protein OsmC (COG1765 Predicted redox protein, regulator of disulfide bond formation), yielding MVKMTAIYEGEKHCEITHGPSGSIIHTDAPKDNNGKGEAFSPTDLLGAAMGGCMLTVMSIVAERDGVDLKGSKVEVEKEMGTNPRRIVKLNVVLRLPKAIPADYRQKLENTAMTCPVKQSVHPDMQVPVEFVYDI